TTGAGGGCGTGTTACCTTCTCCATCTGGAATGGAAGATTCTGGTAAAGCTCGTCATAATTGTTGGTTTCTGCTGCCTGTGACGCAAAAGTTGCCAGGCATGCAAATACGAAACAGAAAAATTTCTTCATGAATTAATCTGGGGTTTAATAGAGTTATTAATAAATAGCTATTATTTCTTGTTCTGCATATAGGTTGCAGTTGATGTTGCAAAAATACGCATTTAATTTCTTATCGCCAAATAAATGGGATATTATTATATCGCAAACGTTTTCGCTCATGGGAATATAGCAATTTGCAGAATTTTCTTAGGAAAAACTTGCAAGTGTAGAATATTTGTCGTATATTTGTGGCCGATACAACTCAATTAAACTTTTGATATATTGCTTATGAAATGTATTCGTTTACACCTATTGTTGTCAGCCCTGTTGCTGATCTCTGTATCAGCATTTGCAGGACCACGTAGTTTCCGACAAGCCAAGCAGATAGCTGAGCGCCAGGCTGCTTTGTTGGGTATTGTCATGGATGAGTCTGCTCAATCACAGGCGAAGTCTTTCGGTTTTGGTGACAAATCTCTGAAATCTCAGGCTTCTGATCAGGAAACTGCCAGTTATTATGTTTTTCCTCATGGTGAGGGAAAGGGTTTCACGATTGTGTCGGGCGATGATTGTCTGCCGGAAATCGTGGGTTATACCGATCAGGGAACTTATGATGAGGCATCTCTTCCAGAAAGTTATAAGAACTTCATGAAGGCTTATCAGGAGATGGTAGAGGCTTTGACCAAGGGCGATCAAGCTACTCTGCGCAATTTGGCAGAGGTAAAAGCTTACCGTTCTTCGGTAAATTCTACTCATTCCAAGGCAGTTTCTCCTTTATTGGGTAATATTGCATGGAATCAGAGTAAGCCTTTTAATAATATGTGTCCGATTTATGATGGTAAAAATCGGGCTGTTACTGGTTGTGTGGCTACGGCTATGGCACAGGTAATGGCTTATTATAAGCATCCTAAACAATTGTTGCAGGATATTCCTGAATATACCAGGAAATGGTATGGCAGAGATGTAGCTGTTCCTGGTATCAGCAAGAGCGATGGCGTATATGATTGGGACAACATGTTACCTTTCTATAGTAGTGCCGAGGGTAGTTATACCGAAGCACAGGCCAATGCTGTAGCCAAACTGATGTTTCATTGTGGAGCTGCCGTGAAGATGGGGTATGGTGAAATGTCGGGTGCAAATCTTACACCAGCGCCCTTGGCTAAGTATTTCGGATATGATGCCGATATGATGCTGGATTTATCCCGCTCTTTATATTCCCTGGCAGAATGGACTCAGATTCTTGATAATGAATTGGCTGCTGGGCGTCCTGTTTTCTATTCAGGTTCTTCTACTGATGGTGGTCATCAGTTTATCTGTGACGGTTCCGATGGACAGGGACTTTATCATATCAACTGGGGCTGGGGAGGCTATCAGAATGGTTATTTTGATGTTACAATCTTGAATCCTGAGAAGGGTGGTGTCGGCTCCGGTAATGCACCTGATGGTTACAACCGCAGCTGTAGTATGTTGGTTGGTGTGGCTCCTGATAATGGTAAGGTAGATGAGCCTGTAGCACCTTTTGTCCCTATTGTGCAGAGCTATTGGGATAAAATGTCTGTTTTTGAACTGACTAAGGATACAAGAAATCAGGTTTCAGATAAGTTTGCTCTGAAAATACAGAATTATTTCTGTAATCAGGGACGCCAGGATATGACAGGCTCTTTAGCTTATGGTATATTGAAGTCTGATGGTACTTATGTTCCAATCTCTGGGGTTAAGAAATTCTCTTTTAAGGGTATTCAAGATAATGGCGGAACTTATGGTAATACTTTCTTATTTGAATTTGATTATGCTTTCCCAATCGGACAGACCACGATCTATGCGATTTATAGTACCGATCATGTTCATTGGAACAAATGCGCTAATTCTGAAATGCGACCTTATGTCGTTGAGGCTACAGCTCAAAAACTTACTCGGGTTCGCTCGCAATTGAAAGCAGATATCACTCCAACCGAAGAACTATTGGGTGGATTTACCAATGGCTTTGAAATTACTATCCAGAATCAGGGTGATATCGAATATTTGGGAGCCATCAATATCTTCAGCAATACGACTGCTACTATGCCAGACCAAGCCGCGACGGATGTGTATGTCACGGTTCCTGCGCATAGTTCTATTACCAGAAAAGTAGAGTTGTCTCCTTCGGAAGGTGATTTATATCTTTGGTTGACTGATGCAGGAGCAGAAAATGTCTTTGTTAATGGCAAAAAGTTTACGGTGGAAGCAACACCTGCAGCCCCTGTATTCACAGTTGTAAAGGCATGGACCAATGCGGCTCCAAATGAATATGAGACCGAAAAGGCGACTTATGGTAGTAATAAAGTGAAAGCTCCAAAGACGAATGATGCTTTTGCCCAATTCAATTTTGCTATCAAGAACGATGGAGGTACAGCTTTGTTGAAATATGCCTTGGTAGCATATAGTACGAATGAAAGAAGCTTTGTTCCTCGTTTTGAGACGGTACGCATTCCTGGTAATGGAGCGACCACTACGATTTCTAAGTCTTTCGATCCTAATGAGTTGGGAGGCAATACTATCATCTCTGATTTGTGGTTCGTAAGTTTGACAGATGGTAGTTATTACAATATTCCAAATACATTGTCTGAAAACAAACTTTACATCGTGAATTCGGGTAGTTATTATCCGTTGAAACCTTTTAATTTGGTTGTCTATGTAGCTGGTCAGCCTTCTGGTATTTCAACCATTTCCTTGAACAAGGGTATCTATGGTGGCAATGGCGAGATTATCATATCATCTGACCGCTCTCAGACCGTAAAGATCTTTAATCTGAGTGGACAGAAAGTAACTTCAGTTGCAGTTCAGGCAGGTGAAAGACAAGTGATTCCTGTGCCTTCAGGCATTTATATTGTAAATGGAATCAAAGTGATTGTGAAGTAATACCATCGTGAA
This is a stretch of genomic DNA from Segatella hominis. It encodes these proteins:
- a CDS encoding thiol protease/hemagglutinin PrtT; the protein is MKCIRLHLLLSALLLISVSAFAGPRSFRQAKQIAERQAALLGIVMDESAQSQAKSFGFGDKSLKSQASDQETASYYVFPHGEGKGFTIVSGDDCLPEIVGYTDQGTYDEASLPESYKNFMKAYQEMVEALTKGDQATLRNLAEVKAYRSSVNSTHSKAVSPLLGNIAWNQSKPFNNMCPIYDGKNRAVTGCVATAMAQVMAYYKHPKQLLQDIPEYTRKWYGRDVAVPGISKSDGVYDWDNMLPFYSSAEGSYTEAQANAVAKLMFHCGAAVKMGYGEMSGANLTPAPLAKYFGYDADMMLDLSRSLYSLAEWTQILDNELAAGRPVFYSGSSTDGGHQFICDGSDGQGLYHINWGWGGYQNGYFDVTILNPEKGGVGSGNAPDGYNRSCSMLVGVAPDNGKVDEPVAPFVPIVQSYWDKMSVFELTKDTRNQVSDKFALKIQNYFCNQGRQDMTGSLAYGILKSDGTYVPISGVKKFSFKGIQDNGGTYGNTFLFEFDYAFPIGQTTIYAIYSTDHVHWNKCANSEMRPYVVEATAQKLTRVRSQLKADITPTEELLGGFTNGFEITIQNQGDIEYLGAINIFSNTTATMPDQAATDVYVTVPAHSSITRKVELSPSEGDLYLWLTDAGAENVFVNGKKFTVEATPAAPVFTVVKAWTNAAPNEYETEKATYGSNKVKAPKTNDAFAQFNFAIKNDGGTALLKYALVAYSTNERSFVPRFETVRIPGNGATTTISKSFDPNELGGNTIISDLWFVSLTDGSYYNIPNTLSENKLYIVNSGSYYPLKPFNLVVYVAGQPSGISTISLNKGIYGGNGEIIISSDRSQTVKIFNLSGQKVTSVAVQAGERQVIPVPSGIYIVNGIKVIVK